The nucleotide window AGGCAAAGAATATTAACATTTCTAAAATATATAAATCATATATAAAATATAtgacaatttatttataaacacatgattttttttatatattattataataataagaCTGATTTTACCAAGGTGTTATTAATATAATTACTAAAATGAACAATAATCCCTAAAAAAAGATAtaatagtatatatataaatattatagaTTTAAAATAGTAAATCTGATCATAATTCTAAAAATAGTAACCTATCTATTATGtaataattctgaaaatataaatcctgatttattaaaataataattctgatttagttagtaattaaataataattcggattattataaaataataattctaaatTCTAAAGTATTAATTCtgatttaatgaaataaaaatataaattctgaataaaagtataaattctgatttaaataatatTTCGGATAAATAATTAATTAGAAATTCTGAATATATGTTAATAAttctgaatatatatatatatatatatgtatatatctatatatatatatatatatatatttaaatccGTTTATATAATATTACTAATATTTCTGCTTTAAAAAGAATATATGTATAATACTGAAATCAATGACTTTGATTATTTctgattattttattaaataattctgaattataatataattattatttaatctgttttcatataataataataacatttttataatattaatattGATAAAACAATAATACAGTTTCAAAAAGAGAAATAAGACAAAGAACGAAAGGCAGAAAGAAAGAAGGAAATCGGAAACAGTGGGTACCGGACGAgtcgtcttctccggcgagtTCCAAGGGCTCCGACGGTGGCTTGTCACCGGCGACTCCGGAGTTCTCCGGTCTCCTTCTCCGGCGAGGATGACAAGAGCGGTTCCGGCGAGTAGAGACGGTGGGTTGTTTATCGAAACAGAAGAAGGTGTAAGGTGTGAGGTTCCGGCGGCGGGTTCGTCTTCCCCGACGAGCTTTGATAATTCCGGCGAAAGAAGAAGAAGGCAGTGAAGAGGTGTGAACGAGAGGTGATTACGGTGGGTGTGAAGTCGGCAGTGAAGGAGTCGGTATTTATAAGGTTCGCTCGTCTCGTAAGTTTGGCAACGGTTTGATTTGAGAATGCATGGGAATGAAATCATGGCTTTGTTCATGATTGGAATAAAGAGGGAAAGGCGTGTATACGGCACCAAATCCCGGTCAATCAGCGGCTAAAAAGGAAGGAAACATGGCTGGTTCCTTGCTGTGCACAGTTGTAGGCGGTAAAAGATTTAAACAAAGAAACAGCGATTAAGTCGCGTATAAGTTAAATGCGTGCTGAAGGCTAGCACCAGTTCATAAGATGGTGCAGTGGTTGATACGTTGATTGTGAAGCATAAGGTCTTAGGTTCGATCCGGTTCATACGCATTTCAAccccttttttttttaaactgaaCCAACTGAGGTTAACTGAGTTTTCCAACTCAGTTAGTGGGTTCCTTTGATTAACTACTAACCTAGTTAGCATATAACTAGGATTTAACTAACTAAGTTGGTCCATACTAACTTAAATCTAGAAaaattcctttttatttatttattttattttcataaTTAATTTAGTTATTTAAAATACTAATAAAACAGTAtaaaattattttaacccaaattttgatatttcaaccgaattaacgtacgaattccaaattttcgtacggtttagggtaatctcttggcagcgatgaatttaagagctgggatttagatggaatttcactgtttttacgtgcttaacatagtttcaacgtgtaataacataacatagcatataaacacaaatatgaataaaatcatgcatttccattatgatttcaagtctcgagtacaatttgggaatagaATCCAATAcgacaaaggtacaacttacaaaaatagaaagtacaagcagaTTTGCCAAAAAtagaaagattgaaaatacgagatgttacagtctcccctactttaggagatttcgtcctcgaaatctaagaggaaacTTTTGAAAAGATTATATCTAAAGGTTTATaaaatgagactttgatcataaggtttttatttaggaaaattggtttcatgaatgcatcacatagcacattgtttcacattgttgTTCACATAGAATAAAATGAATGAAATGTCATAGATTTTCACATAGTGTAACATGTATAACGAAAGCacaataaatttaatttgttcacgagAGAGTATCATTAAGTGTTTTAGGTTACGACAATAGTGCGAAATGTGTCTCCTAGATAGAAACGAACGTAAcgctcaaacgtaaaacacataataattgagataacataaaaagagatttaatcgtaaaatatggattgtcacggaacgtaacatacgacacttccaaagtgaatcgaagaccttctcgaattaaagaaacgtgctttggcctaataggtattagtactctcatcgatgatccccaggtaggcaacgggtccttaatggatttatacgaatgccaaacctagacaggacgtcccgactaccggtacctaacccttccagttactacacgttcttaatcgattgggaaatcgagactttggcgagagcgaaaatcgaagagtgggactagttaaacaagatgcgagtatcacctctaacttgataacatcgtaccctaacgtggttggtacttatcctaagataagggtccactagaatatgagatggaaaactcccaacaagg belongs to Helianthus annuus cultivar XRQ/B chromosome 5, HanXRQr2.0-SUNRISE, whole genome shotgun sequence and includes:
- the LOC110939139 gene encoding uncharacterized protein LOC110939139, which codes for MNKAMISFPCILKSNRCQTYETSEPYKYRLLHCRLHTHRNHLSFTPLHCLLLLSPELSKLVGEDEPAAGTSHLTPSSVSINNPPSLLAGTALVILAGEGDRRTPESPVTSHRRSPWNSPEKTTRPGNSLVHTLGTILIFSFQEIRNALQG